A section of the Microbacterium sp. MM2322 genome encodes:
- a CDS encoding PspC domain-containing protein, which produces MSSPPPFAPPAAPPREGVADRFFGWTSRLGFVRFDGWFGGVAAGAAARWAVDPLIVRGILVVLAILGFPVALVYGVAWAVLPDASGRIPGLEARYRRFHSGQVGALLFIAASFVPAPLPQLFGIPTLALLGGAYFGDIVGVALGLTVAAIIVASVVVLAVGRRGPRSVVPTVGDPAPVATDEAKGAPTEAPLEPDAPSDTASDDDLARWREQHAAWKVQDQAWRRDQQDAARAARDQLRRERQESAAAFAAEAAARRRERHATAPRAPFAFVALAMGAAVIVGTIAALSTTGADPVAAGLFVAALVLAGAMTVAGALRRRSGFLAFVTGLALVAGVGASALTIGRDLHVGHWNISNVAGPFHQGADTFVQPWGDLMISLQNTGVDGAMHIDKRSGGTGVSVNDDVRVDVEIITDSASIYVSTPSEGFVTLDELDGVARAPLGDGRTRYTLSVGDTSSPRTTQALVIEQEFGYIDFTLESDLTPEGSS; this is translated from the coding sequence ATGTCCTCCCCGCCGCCTTTCGCTCCGCCCGCCGCGCCTCCTCGGGAGGGCGTCGCCGACCGCTTCTTCGGCTGGACGTCGCGCCTCGGTTTCGTCCGCTTCGACGGCTGGTTCGGTGGGGTGGCCGCCGGGGCCGCCGCGCGGTGGGCCGTCGATCCGCTGATCGTGCGCGGCATCCTCGTCGTCCTCGCGATCCTGGGATTCCCCGTGGCCCTCGTCTACGGCGTCGCGTGGGCGGTCCTCCCCGATGCGTCAGGCCGGATCCCGGGGCTCGAAGCGCGGTATCGCCGGTTCCATTCGGGCCAGGTGGGCGCGCTGCTCTTCATCGCGGCATCCTTCGTCCCCGCCCCCCTCCCGCAGCTTTTCGGGATCCCCACCCTCGCTCTGCTCGGCGGGGCGTACTTCGGCGACATCGTGGGCGTGGCCCTGGGGCTCACGGTCGCCGCGATCATCGTCGCGAGCGTCGTGGTGCTCGCGGTCGGGAGGCGAGGCCCTCGATCGGTTGTGCCCACGGTGGGCGACCCGGCCCCCGTCGCAACCGACGAGGCCAAGGGGGCGCCGACCGAGGCGCCCCTCGAACCCGACGCCCCCTCCGACACCGCGAGCGACGACGACCTCGCGCGGTGGCGCGAGCAGCACGCAGCGTGGAAAGTCCAGGATCAGGCGTGGCGGCGAGATCAGCAGGATGCCGCCCGCGCCGCGCGGGACCAGCTGCGACGCGAGCGCCAGGAGAGCGCCGCGGCCTTCGCCGCGGAAGCCGCCGCCCGTCGTCGCGAGCGTCATGCGACGGCGCCCCGTGCTCCGTTCGCCTTCGTGGCGCTCGCGATGGGTGCCGCGGTGATCGTGGGGACGATCGCCGCGCTGTCGACGACGGGGGCCGATCCGGTGGCGGCGGGTCTGTTCGTCGCGGCCCTCGTACTGGCGGGGGCGATGACCGTCGCCGGCGCGCTACGGCGCCGCAGCGGGTTCCTCGCCTTCGTGACGGGCCTCGCGCTGGTCGCGGGCGTCGGCGCATCCGCTCTCACGATCGGGCGGGATCTGCACGTCGGGCACTGGAACATCTCGAACGTCGCCGGGCCGTTCCACCAGGGCGCCGACACGTTCGTGCAGCCGTGGGGGGACCTGATGATCTCACTGCAGAACACGGGAGTGGACGGCGCCATGCACATCGACAAGCGGTCGGGAGGGACGGGCGTCTCCGTCAACGACGACGTCCGCGTGGATGTCGAGATCATCACCGACAGCGCCTCGATCTACGTTTCGACCCCCTCCGAGGGCTTCGTCACCCTCGACGAACTCGATGGTGTCGCCCGAGCGCCCCTCGGAGACGGTCGCACTCGCTACACGCTCAGCGTCGGCGACACCTCCTCCCCCCGCACGACGCAGGCACTCGTGATCGAGCAGGAGTTCGGCTACATCGACTTCACCCTCGAGTCCGACCTCACCCCCGAAGGGTCCTCCTGA
- a CDS encoding serine/threonine-protein kinase, whose amino-acid sequence MADPSDEPVTTGMLDGRYVLADCVGQGGMARVYRAEDVVLGRTVAIKIMRSEAENPAILPRARTEMSLLASLNHPSLVTLFDAKIVPGQPEYLVMEFVEGQSLAVALQTGPLDAAETAGLVGEIAAGLEVVHRSGIVHRDVKPSNVLLAPPTIPGRRHGAKLADFGVAYLADSTRHTTPGTVIGTAAYLAPEQVRGEPAGPPADVYALGLLALETITGDRAFPEASGIGRVMARLVETPDVPSWLGPEWSALLREMIARDPAERPTAGQVAHRARSLPTDIVRMPRPAVAAIDQETQALDLGYAAAPVEAVGAPAVSPLDAQASRRAARTRRRSRHSRTWILTGAAGVVVAAHIAIGAWWANGAPGQQPAPEQTVSEPTSPAPAELVVDDGEQGLVPLNTTDTVDTVAENDPVVPDTATAETNGTGDESAIETPGSTGADKTADRPARENANEKAQDHANENSAVRGGSSNSKGNGNGNGKND is encoded by the coding sequence GTGGCAGATCCGTCCGACGAGCCTGTCACGACAGGAATGCTCGACGGCCGATACGTCCTCGCCGACTGCGTCGGCCAGGGGGGCATGGCCCGGGTCTATCGGGCTGAGGACGTCGTTCTCGGCCGCACCGTCGCGATCAAGATCATGCGCTCCGAGGCCGAGAACCCGGCGATCCTCCCCCGAGCGCGTACCGAGATGTCGCTCCTCGCGTCGCTCAACCATCCCTCTCTCGTGACCCTCTTCGACGCGAAGATCGTTCCCGGTCAGCCCGAGTACCTCGTCATGGAGTTCGTCGAGGGACAATCGCTGGCCGTCGCGTTGCAGACCGGACCACTGGATGCCGCCGAGACGGCCGGTCTGGTCGGCGAGATCGCGGCCGGGCTCGAAGTCGTCCACCGTTCCGGGATCGTCCACCGCGACGTGAAACCCTCCAACGTGCTCCTCGCACCGCCGACGATCCCCGGTCGCAGGCACGGTGCGAAGCTCGCCGACTTCGGGGTCGCCTATCTCGCCGACAGCACCCGACACACGACCCCCGGGACCGTGATCGGCACCGCTGCCTACCTGGCCCCCGAGCAGGTGCGCGGCGAACCCGCCGGTCCACCCGCCGACGTGTACGCGCTGGGCCTGCTGGCTCTGGAGACGATCACCGGCGACCGGGCGTTCCCGGAGGCATCCGGGATCGGACGCGTCATGGCTCGCCTGGTGGAGACACCGGACGTCCCCTCCTGGCTCGGACCGGAGTGGTCGGCCCTCCTGCGCGAGATGATCGCGCGAGACCCCGCGGAGCGTCCCACCGCAGGGCAGGTCGCGCACCGGGCACGCTCGTTGCCGACCGACATCGTCCGGATGCCTCGACCCGCGGTCGCGGCGATCGATCAGGAGACGCAGGCTCTCGACCTCGGGTACGCAGCGGCGCCGGTGGAGGCGGTCGGTGCACCCGCGGTCTCGCCGCTCGACGCGCAGGCCTCCCGCCGGGCGGCGCGGACGCGGAGGCGATCGCGGCACTCACGCACATGGATCCTCACGGGAGCCGCGGGCGTGGTCGTCGCCGCCCACATTGCGATCGGGGCGTGGTGGGCGAACGGCGCTCCGGGCCAGCAACCTGCCCCCGAGCAGACTGTGAGCGAGCCGACGAGCCCGGCGCCGGCGGAGCTCGTCGTGGATGACGGCGAGCAGGGTCTGGTGCCCCTGAACACCACCGATACCGTCGACACCGTTGCCGAGAACGACCCCGTCGTCCCCGACACCGCGACCGCGGAGACGAACGGAACCGGAGACGAATCTGCGATCGAGACGCCGGGGTCCACCGGAGCGGACAAGACCGCCGACCGACCCGCACGCGAGAACGCCAACGAGAAGGCTCAGGACCACGCGAACGAGAATTCTGCCGTCCGCGGCGGCTCGTCCAACAGCAAGGGCAACGGCAACGGCAACGGCAAGAACGACTGA
- a CDS encoding aldo/keto reductase, giving the protein MTAPSLATRSIREKLPVSDVGFGAAQLGNLNRQTTDDESTAAVHAALAAGVTYFDTAPHYGLGLSERRLGAALAGTPRDDVVISTKVGRLLVDSPETADRQDDQGFVVPASVRREWDFSADGVKRSIEASLARLDTDRIDIVYLHDPDEHEEQATREAIPALIELREQGVIRAIGAGMNQSAMPARFIDAHDIDVVMLAGRLTLLDQTALADLMPLALRRGVAIVAAGVYNSGLLSSAQIQPDAHFDYAPASDAVRERAERLAAICRAHDVDLPSAAVQYPLRHPAVVSTVIGMRSVAHVESSIERRASAIPDELWAELDDAGLAPDLRGVA; this is encoded by the coding sequence ATGACCGCCCCCTCTCTTGCCACGCGATCCATCAGGGAGAAGCTCCCCGTCAGCGATGTCGGTTTCGGCGCCGCGCAATTGGGCAACCTCAATCGTCAGACGACCGATGATGAGTCGACCGCAGCGGTGCATGCAGCCCTGGCCGCGGGTGTGACGTACTTCGACACCGCTCCGCACTACGGCCTCGGCCTCTCCGAACGTCGGCTGGGCGCTGCGCTGGCCGGAACGCCGCGCGATGACGTCGTCATCTCGACGAAGGTCGGCCGACTGCTCGTAGACAGCCCCGAGACGGCGGACCGTCAGGACGATCAGGGTTTCGTGGTCCCGGCATCCGTCCGTCGTGAGTGGGACTTCTCAGCCGACGGTGTGAAGCGCTCGATCGAGGCCAGCCTCGCCCGCCTCGACACGGACCGGATCGACATCGTGTACCTGCACGATCCCGACGAGCACGAAGAGCAGGCCACTCGTGAGGCGATCCCGGCGCTCATCGAACTTCGGGAACAGGGCGTCATCCGTGCCATCGGGGCGGGCATGAACCAGTCGGCCATGCCGGCGCGGTTCATCGACGCGCACGACATCGACGTGGTGATGCTGGCCGGTCGGCTTACGCTCCTGGATCAGACGGCTCTCGCCGATCTGATGCCCCTCGCCCTCCGGCGGGGCGTCGCGATCGTCGCAGCGGGCGTCTACAACTCCGGTCTGCTGAGCTCCGCTCAGATCCAGCCCGACGCGCACTTCGACTACGCCCCGGCCTCCGACGCCGTCCGTGAGCGGGCGGAGCGGCTCGCCGCGATCTGCCGAGCCCATGACGTCGATCTGCCGTCCGCGGCGGTGCAGTATCCGCTCCGGCATCCTGCCGTCGTCTCGACCGTCATCGGGATGCGCAGCGTCGCGCACGTCGAGAGCAGCATCGAGCGGCGCGCGTCCGCGATTCCCGATGAGCTCTGGGCCGAGCTCGACGATGCCGGCCTCGCCCCGGATCTGAGGGGTGTGGCCTGA